From Amycolatopsis sp. YIM 10, the proteins below share one genomic window:
- a CDS encoding amidohydrolase family protein, translating into MYTEFPLVDHHCHGVVRRDLDRHAFEALLTEAPEPSALGGSLFDSRVGLAVRRWCAPVLGLETHASADEYLERRGELGHAEVDRRFLGAAGLSALLVDTGFEPEPLLGPAELGALAGAPAHEIVRLEQVAEQVLTDGVTAAGFAETFRTRLAARTRDAVGVKSIAAYRTGLDLAPERPSPAEVTAAAGRFLRAGGGRLADEVLHRFAIWCGVDLGLPVQFHIGLGDPDVRLRDCDPLLLMPLLRALQPTGIPLLLLHNYPFHREAGYLAQVFGTVFVDIGLAAHNLGDRAGTLLAELTELAPFGKVLYSSDAFGLPELYFLAATLFRRALDEVLAHGTEAGSWTTADAGRFRRLVAGENARRVYFPG; encoded by the coding sequence ATGTACACCGAATTTCCGCTGGTCGATCACCACTGCCACGGAGTGGTGCGCCGAGACCTGGACCGCCACGCCTTCGAAGCGCTGCTCACCGAAGCGCCCGAGCCGAGCGCGCTCGGCGGGTCGCTGTTCGACTCGCGCGTCGGACTGGCGGTCCGCCGCTGGTGCGCTCCCGTGCTGGGCCTGGAAACTCACGCATCCGCTGACGAATACCTCGAGCGGCGAGGCGAACTGGGACATGCCGAAGTGGACCGCCGCTTCCTCGGCGCGGCCGGGTTGAGCGCGTTGCTGGTGGACACCGGATTCGAGCCGGAACCCCTGCTGGGCCCGGCGGAACTCGGTGCGCTGGCGGGCGCGCCCGCGCACGAGATCGTCCGTTTGGAACAGGTCGCCGAACAGGTGCTCACAGACGGCGTTACCGCCGCCGGCTTCGCCGAGACCTTCCGCACGCGACTGGCCGCGCGCACCCGCGACGCCGTCGGCGTGAAGTCCATCGCCGCCTACCGCACCGGTCTCGACCTGGCACCGGAACGCCCGTCCCCGGCCGAGGTCACCGCCGCCGCCGGACGGTTCCTGCGCGCGGGCGGCGGACGGCTCGCCGACGAGGTGTTGCACCGGTTCGCCATCTGGTGCGGAGTGGACCTCGGCCTGCCCGTGCAGTTCCACATCGGCCTGGGTGATCCCGACGTCCGGCTGCGCGACTGCGACCCGCTGCTGCTCATGCCGTTGCTGCGCGCACTGCAACCAACCGGGATTCCGTTGCTGTTGCTGCACAACTACCCGTTCCACCGGGAAGCGGGTTATCTGGCGCAGGTGTTCGGCACGGTGTTCGTCGACATCGGACTCGCCGCGCACAACCTCGGCGACCGCGCGGGCACGCTGCTCGCCGAACTCACCGAGCTGGCGCCGTTCGGCAAGGTGCTCTACTCCTCCGACGCCTTCGGCCTGCCGGAGCTGTACTTCCTCGCCGCGACCCTGTTCCGGCGCGCCCTGGACGAAGTGCTGGCACACGGCACCGAGGCCGGTTCGTGGACCACGGCCGACGCCGGGCGGTTCCGCCGGCTGGTGGCCGGGGAGAACGCGCGGCGCGTCTACTTCCCCGGCTGA
- a CDS encoding glutamine synthetase family protein: MDQHDREARAQQARGIAADLGERGIAAVVVTWVDTSGITRAKAVPTARLGHAAAWGIGASPVFDAFLVDDSAVSGRFAGGPAGDLRLHPDLDRLTALAAQPGWAWAPADRYQQDGTPHPADPRLLARQAVARLAEHGLTAQVAFEIEWCVSRGDGDEFVPASSGPAYGMSRITDLPDYLRELLEALSAQGIAVEQLHPEYAVGQFEVSVAATDPVGAADLLVLVRETVRAVGHRHGLRTTFAPKVVAGGVGNGGHVHLSLWRDGTNLMSDGDGWHGLTEQAEAFAGGILDRLPGLLAIGAPSVASYLRLVPSHWAGPFRCWGWENREAALRLVSGVTGNGQRAANLEIKAFDGAANPYLVVAALLVAGTTGIGEQAALPEPIQVDPASLPEGTVQRLPTQLEAAVAAFEADPALRKALGEELVDTVVTVRRGEVALFDGRSAEEIVARTRWRY, encoded by the coding sequence ATGGACCAGCACGATCGCGAGGCACGCGCCCAGCAGGCCCGCGGGATCGCCGCGGACCTCGGCGAGCGCGGGATCGCCGCCGTCGTGGTGACCTGGGTGGACACCAGCGGCATCACCAGGGCCAAGGCGGTGCCCACGGCCCGGCTCGGGCACGCCGCCGCCTGGGGCATCGGCGCCTCTCCCGTGTTCGACGCCTTCCTGGTCGACGACTCCGCGGTGAGCGGCCGGTTCGCCGGCGGCCCGGCCGGTGATCTGCGGCTGCACCCCGATCTGGACCGGCTCACCGCGCTGGCCGCGCAGCCCGGCTGGGCGTGGGCGCCCGCCGACCGCTACCAGCAGGACGGCACGCCCCATCCCGCCGATCCGCGCCTGCTCGCCCGCCAGGCCGTCGCCAGGCTCGCCGAGCACGGGCTGACCGCGCAAGTGGCCTTCGAGATCGAGTGGTGCGTCTCCCGCGGTGACGGCGACGAGTTCGTCCCGGCCAGCTCGGGCCCGGCCTACGGCATGTCCAGGATCACCGATCTGCCGGACTACCTGCGTGAACTGCTGGAGGCGCTGAGCGCGCAGGGCATCGCGGTCGAGCAGCTGCACCCGGAGTACGCCGTCGGCCAGTTCGAGGTGTCGGTGGCGGCCACCGACCCGGTCGGCGCGGCGGACCTGCTGGTGCTGGTGCGGGAGACCGTTCGCGCGGTCGGCCACCGCCACGGCCTGCGCACCACCTTCGCGCCCAAGGTGGTGGCCGGCGGAGTCGGCAACGGCGGGCACGTGCACCTGAGCCTGTGGCGCGACGGCACGAACCTGATGTCCGACGGCGACGGCTGGCACGGGCTCACCGAGCAGGCCGAGGCCTTCGCCGGCGGCATCCTGGACCGGCTGCCCGGCCTGCTCGCCATCGGTGCGCCCTCGGTGGCCAGCTACCTGCGGCTGGTGCCGTCGCACTGGGCCGGTCCGTTCCGCTGCTGGGGCTGGGAGAACCGCGAAGCCGCGCTGCGGCTGGTCTCCGGTGTGACCGGGAACGGCCAGCGCGCGGCGAACCTGGAGATCAAGGCGTTCGACGGGGCCGCGAACCCGTACCTCGTGGTGGCCGCGCTGCTGGTCGCGGGCACCACCGGGATCGGCGAGCAGGCGGCCCTGCCCGAGCCGATCCAGGTCGATCCGGCCTCCCTGCCCGAGGGCACCGTGCAGCGGCTGCCCACCCAGCTCGAAGCCGCGGTCGCCGCGTTCGAGGCGGACCCCGCGCTGCGCAAGGCGCTCGGTGAGGAGCTGGTGGACACCGTGGTCACCGTGCGCCGTGGTGAGGTGGCGTTGTTCGACGGGCGGTCCGCCGAAGAAATCGTGGCGCGCACCCGATGGCGGTACTGA
- a CDS encoding protein kinase: MGVVWRAIDERLERSVAVKQILAQPGLSEAERINSRQRAMREAKNAARFQHPNAIVVFDIAQHDGDPCLIMEYLPSRSLAAVLAENPTLPLPQVARIGEQVAAALVAAHRAGIVHRDVKPGNILIDDGGTTKITDFGISRAAGDLTLTQTGLIGGTPAYLAPELARGADPSPGSDVFALGATLYHALEGVAPYGNSTNQLALLYKAANGKVEPPRKSGAATELLMSMLQVEPEGRPTMPETRERLAALARGEGDTRAAAVSPALGVAGGGRQPVTPAGGNPVSRTPWQRTEKGATAGPAPVAAPKPVNPTSSFPPQRPAAVAPQQQQQQPVAAAPPALSSGRTPAEQSEAKRKALMLSVGGAAVLVVAVVVFIVLSSNGDNTPTDNAQGAAPESSQSQAPAESSAPPSSAKPSQQNTTSSGKVEWGPAGNRVIDFYNSSIGGAPTWSMLTQAAQAAYGDANAFAQYWQQFKSVSSKGATAYKRANNDDGSVDIKVTVNHSGGSLEKTLRVVAVNGQLYIDSDTKLDGASPQQ; the protein is encoded by the coding sequence ATGGGAGTGGTGTGGCGGGCCATCGACGAGCGCCTCGAGCGGTCCGTCGCGGTCAAGCAGATCCTGGCCCAGCCGGGCCTGTCCGAAGCGGAGCGGATCAACTCCAGGCAGCGCGCGATGCGGGAGGCCAAGAACGCCGCCCGCTTCCAGCACCCGAACGCCATCGTGGTGTTCGACATCGCCCAGCACGACGGCGACCCGTGCCTGATCATGGAGTACCTGCCCTCGCGCAGCCTGGCCGCGGTGCTCGCGGAGAACCCGACGCTGCCGCTGCCCCAGGTGGCGCGGATCGGCGAGCAGGTGGCCGCGGCGCTGGTGGCCGCGCACCGGGCGGGCATCGTGCACCGCGACGTCAAGCCGGGCAACATCCTGATCGACGACGGTGGCACCACCAAGATCACCGACTTCGGCATCTCGCGCGCCGCCGGTGACCTCACCCTCACCCAGACCGGGCTGATCGGCGGCACGCCCGCCTACCTGGCGCCCGAGCTGGCGCGCGGTGCCGACCCCTCGCCGGGGTCGGACGTGTTCGCGCTCGGCGCCACGCTCTACCACGCGCTGGAGGGCGTCGCGCCCTACGGCAACTCCACGAACCAGCTCGCGCTGCTCTACAAGGCGGCCAACGGCAAGGTCGAGCCGCCGCGCAAGTCCGGCGCGGCCACCGAGCTGCTGATGAGCATGCTCCAGGTCGAGCCGGAAGGACGGCCGACCATGCCGGAGACGCGCGAGCGGCTCGCGGCACTGGCCAGGGGCGAGGGCGACACGCGCGCGGCCGCGGTCTCCCCCGCGCTCGGTGTCGCCGGTGGCGGTCGTCAGCCGGTCACCCCGGCCGGGGGCAACCCGGTCTCGCGCACGCCGTGGCAGCGCACCGAGAAGGGCGCCACCGCGGGGCCCGCCCCGGTCGCCGCGCCCAAGCCGGTCAACCCGACCTCCTCGTTCCCGCCGCAGAGACCGGCGGCGGTCGCGCCGCAGCAGCAGCAACAGCAGCCGGTCGCCGCCGCGCCGCCCGCCCTCAGTTCCGGCCGGACCCCGGCCGAGCAGTCCGAGGCCAAGCGCAAGGCGCTCATGCTCAGCGTCGGCGGTGCCGCGGTGCTGGTCGTCGCCGTGGTCGTGTTCATCGTGCTGTCGTCCAACGGTGACAACACCCCCACCGACAACGCGCAGGGCGCCGCGCCGGAGAGCAGCCAGTCGCAGGCGCCCGCCGAGTCCTCGGCGCCGCCCAGCTCGGCCAAGCCGTCGCAGCAGAACACCACCAGCTCCGGCAAGGTCGAATGGGGTCCGGCGGGCAACCGGGTGATCGACTTCTACAACTCGTCCATCGGCGGGGCCCCCACCTGGTCCATGCTCACCCAGGCCGCGCAGGCCGCCTACGGTGACGCCAACGCGTTCGCGCAGTACTGGCAGCAGTTCAAGTCGGTCAGCTCCAAGGGCGCCACCGCCTACAAGCGGGCGAACAACGACGACGGCTCGGTCGACATCAAAGTCACCGTCAACCACAGCGGGGGCTCGCTCGAGAAGACCCTGCGGGTGGTCGCGGTGAACGGGCAGCTCTACATCGACTCGGACACCAAGCTCGACGGCGCCTCCCCGCAGCAGTAG
- the msrB gene encoding peptide-methionine (R)-S-oxide reductase MsrB — protein MKPVVGATPRVVKSEQEWREQLGPEEYQVLREAGTERPFTGEYTDTKTTGVYECRACGAELFRSDTKFESHCGWPSFYDPADSDAVLLREDRTMGMVRIEVLCASCHSHLGHVFEGEGYDTPTDQRYCINSISLKLVPKP, from the coding sequence ATGAAACCCGTCGTCGGCGCGACTCCCCGCGTGGTGAAGTCCGAGCAGGAGTGGCGGGAGCAGCTCGGCCCCGAGGAGTACCAGGTGCTCCGGGAGGCCGGCACCGAACGCCCGTTCACCGGCGAGTACACCGACACCAAGACAACCGGCGTCTACGAGTGCCGTGCCTGCGGGGCCGAGTTGTTCCGCAGCGACACGAAGTTCGAAAGCCACTGCGGCTGGCCGTCGTTCTACGACCCGGCCGACTCCGACGCGGTACTGCTCCGCGAGGACCGGACCATGGGCATGGTGCGCATCGAGGTGCTGTGCGCCTCGTGCCACAGCCACCTGGGGCACGTGTTCGAGGGCGAGGGCTACGACACGCCGACCGACCAGCGGTACTGCATCAATTCGATCTCGCTGAAACTGGTGCCCAAGCCGTAA